From a single Macrobrachium rosenbergii isolate ZJJX-2024 chromosome 7, ASM4041242v1, whole genome shotgun sequence genomic region:
- the LOC136840052 gene encoding zinc finger protein OZF-like isoform X6: MNAKAYGEEDEPLAEGKSFSTWQNSCKDGRKPSSKISPVEPKYQVNEKAYTCNTCGKEFQRKDNLIVHFRVHTGEKNYVCGACGKKFAYKSALKDHHRIHTGEKNFVCGICEKKFAYKCNLISHIKTHEAKFPCEICGKEYRYKTTLGRHVKNHDKIETIKISENLICNKCNKKFAKKDYLRRHASIHAVEKRFVCEYCGKKFCNRSNLSVHTTLHTGERKFSCEECGKRFSQKSHLRVHTRTHTGEKNYICGECGKGFNIKSHLNYHIRLHTGEKNYACEVCGKRFYQKSGLTWHNKHHTHKPEDEKKVREQKEKASKAKDNESDICQEKFPSGALLNTHRESHDEKTNSFTAITSKELNSEMLAEYSNFVAEEIQTVINNIGGDCTSVLKTEDDVEDV, from the coding sequence ATGAATGCTAAAGCGTATGGAGAAGAAGACGAGCCTCTGGCAGAGGGAAAATCATTCTCTACCTGGCAAAACTCTTGCAAGGATGGGAGGAAACCCTCGAGTAAAATTAGTCCTGTTGAACCAAAATATCAAGTTAATGAAAAAGCTTACACATGTAATACTTGTGGCAAGGAATTTCAGCGCAAGGATAACTTAATTGTTCATTTTCGTGTTCATACTGGGGAGAAAAATTATGTTTGCGGTGCTTGTGGGAAAAAGTTTGCTTATAAAAGTGCACTGAAAGATCATCATAGAATCCACActggagaaaaaaattttgtttgtggaATATGTGAAAAGAAATTTGCTTATAAATGCAATCTCATTTCCCATATCAAAACCCATGAAGCTAAATTTCCATGTGAAATATGTGGGAAAGAGTATCGATATAAAACTACTCTTGGGCGCCACGTGAAAAATCATGACAAAATTGAAACTATTAAGATCAgtgaaaatttaatatgtaataaatgtaacaaaaagtTTGCCAAGAAAGATTACCTTAGGAGACATGCCAGCATTCATGCTGTAGAAAAACGATTTGTCTGTGAATATTGTGGTAAGAAATTTTGCAATAGAAGTAATCTCTCTGTTCATACAACTCTTCATACAGGCGAAAGAAAATTTTCGTGTGAGGAGTGTGGCAAACGCTTTTCACAGAAAAGCCACTTGCGTGTTCACACGAGAACCCACACGGgcgagaaaaattatatttgtgggGAGTGTGGCAAAGGGTTCAATATAAAAAGTCACTTGAACTATCACATACGGTTACACACTGGAGAAAAGAATTATGCTTGTGAAGTATGTGGAAAGCGATTTTATCAGAAGAGTGGCTTGACGTGGCATAATAAACATCACACGCATAAGCCTGAGgatgaaaagaaagtgagagagcaGAAGGAAAAGGCCTCTAAAGCTAAAGATAATGAGAGTGACATTTGTCAAGAAAAGTTCCCAAGTGGGGCCTTACTGAATACCCATCGTGAGAGTCACGATGAAAAGACCAACAGTTTCACAGCCATCACATCAAAGGAGTTGAATTCAGAAATGTTAGCTGAATACTCAAATTTTGTAGCTGAGGAAATTCAGACTgtcatcaataacattggaggtGATTGTACGAGTGTTTTGAAGACTGAAGATGATGTTGAAGATGTCTag